In Thermoanaerobacter uzonensis DSM 18761, a genomic segment contains:
- a CDS encoding SDR family oxidoreductase yields MKVLVTGGAGFIGSNIVDLLIENGYEVVIVDNLSTGKEEFINKKAIFYKKDITDENLCEIFEKEKPDYVIHQAAQIDVQKSIDNPVFDAKVNVLGTVNLLECCRKSGVRKIVYASSAAVYGNPEYLPIDEGHRINPISYYGISKHTVEHYFEVYSQLYGLKYTILRYANVYGIRQDPKGEGGVISIFIDKMVKEERPIIFGDGNQTRDFVYVKDVAKANLLALERGDNEVVNISTNKPTSINELVEMMNKIMDTSLEPIYTEPRKGDIVHSYLDNKKALYVLGWKPEYSLEEGLRETIEYLWGEIY; encoded by the coding sequence ATGAAAGTTTTAGTCACAGGTGGTGCAGGTTTTATAGGCTCGAATATAGTAGACTTGCTGATTGAAAATGGATATGAAGTCGTAATAGTGGATAATCTTTCAACAGGAAAAGAAGAATTTATAAATAAAAAGGCTATTTTTTATAAGAAAGACATCACAGATGAGAACTTGTGTGAAATATTTGAAAAAGAAAAACCTGATTATGTAATACACCAGGCGGCTCAAATAGATGTGCAGAAATCAATTGATAATCCTGTATTTGATGCAAAAGTAAACGTACTGGGGACAGTAAATTTACTGGAGTGCTGCAGAAAAAGTGGTGTTAGAAAGATTGTATATGCTTCATCGGCAGCAGTATATGGAAACCCTGAGTATCTTCCTATTGATGAAGGACATAGAATAAATCCTATATCTTACTACGGCATATCAAAACATACAGTAGAGCATTACTTTGAGGTATACAGCCAATTGTATGGATTGAAATATACGATTTTGCGCTATGCAAATGTATATGGGATAAGACAGGACCCAAAAGGAGAAGGTGGAGTAATATCTATTTTTATAGATAAAATGGTTAAAGAGGAAAGGCCTATTATTTTTGGTGATGGAAATCAAACTCGGGATTTTGTTTATGTAAAAGATGTGGCTAAAGCCAATCTTCTAGCACTGGAGAGAGGCGATAATGAGGTTGTAAATATAAGCACGAATAAACCCACGAGTATAAATGAGCTTGTTGAAATGATGAATAAAATTATGGATACCTCTTTAGAGCCTATTTATACAGAGCCTCGAAAAGGAGATATAGTACATAGTTATCTTGATAATAAAAAAGCTTTGTATGTGCTCGGATGGAAACCAGAGTATAGTTTGGAAGAGGGATTAAGAGAGACGATTGAGTATTTATGGGGCGAGATATACTGA